TTACCATCACCAACGGCTACCTAAAAGTAACTATGCCCGACGGCACCGTGTATGCTAGACCATTTAATGATAAATATCACGGTGGTTTGATTACGGGCGGCAGTAAAGGATTTGAATTTGTTGTTAAGTATAAAATAACCAATCCGTATATAGCAGGATTAGTTATTTTTGCAGGCTCTGCTATTGGTTCTTATTATGGTTCTTTATGGACTGATTTTGCATTTGATAGATTATTTAGTGATGGTTTTCCCATATCAGAATATCCAAATACGCCCCTTATCTCTATCTTAAATCCCACTGTAAACGAGTCTGATCAAGAAGTAGTATTTGATATAACTCTATCTAAACCTCTTGAAGAGGATCTTGAGCTAAGTTTGCATACATCAAACGGTACTGCCGTAGCAAGCGAAGACTATACCCCAAACAATACTACTATAACTATAAAAGCAGGAGAGACATCTTATAAACATAGTGTAGCTATAACGGACGATATGCAAAAAGAAGGTAGCGAGTATTTTACTCTTACGGCTCAAAGTATAAACATAACCGACCCAAATGATTTTGGGTATTATGTTATAAGTAGTGCTATTATTAACAATAAACAGGGTATAAACTCTAATATTAATTTTTATTGCAAAGTAAGTTAAATGCAAAAACTTTATCTCATGCTGATTTGGCAACCTATTTTTGGAAAGACGAAGAGAAGCCAATGGAGTAAAGCATTTTATATATATATATATATATGATCATAGCTCTTATTGTTTCATTTAACCTTTATCTTTCGTCGTTAAATTCTGTTTTGGAAATTCAAGACATGACGGTTAGAAGCGGAGAAATTAGTGGTATTAATAAGCGTCTATTTAATAGCTCTACTATGCTTACTCTCAAATCAAATAATGAATATTTTCGATATGTAGTTCATTCTATAGACCTTAAAAATATAAAACTAGGAAATACGGTTAAAATTTATAGCGTCAATAAAAATAGTACTATTTTTGGCATCAAAGAGAATTATATTGAAGAGATAAGAGATTTAAACGGAACATTGTTAAGCACAAAATATAATATGAATAATTCAAAAAAAGCCAATAATATAGCTTATATGTGGTCTAAACTATCCTGCAAATTATCTTTTATATTTTTTATATTAATAGTTTTAATAAATTTAAGAAACAATGAAAAACCAAATAACATTGTGTAAAAGGATTGAATATGGGTATTAAAGTCGATTCTAATTTTTGTACAAACTTGTTCCTTGCCACACATCCAGAAAAAGTATTTGGAGTTGGTAAATCTATGATAGAAGGTGATTATGCTACAGCAGCAGCGGGAGCTTTGGGGTTGTTGGATATGTTTTTGGGTATCGCAAATAAAGCAAATAAAATAAATACAATAAATAAAATAACTACTGGTTCGGCTTTTGCGGCATCGCTTATAGTATAGTAGATTTTCCGGAAGAAGAGTGTCCTAAGCCTATAAGTCCTAATTTTAACCTTAATTTTAGTATTCCTAGCTCTCCTTTATATCACTCAGGAGGCGGCGGAGGATGGGGAGGCTCCTCTAGCGTATATATACCAACCCCATCAAAACCCAGCCTTCCTAATATCCCTCAGATAGAGTGCCCTGATGAACCTGATTTAAATTCGGTAATGATATTTAAATTAAATTCTGCAAATCAAGGTGCAGGCTTTAGAAGTCTAGGCTCGGCTGTTCTCGCAAATTCTTTATACTCTACAAATTCGTCTAATGAGTCTAAAATATACTTTGATATGAATAATGACGGATTTAAAGAAAGAATGATTGATTGGTTTAAACTCGATGAAGGTGTGCTTGTAAATGATATAAATAAAAACGGAAAGATAGATAGCGGCAGAGAAATTCTAGGTAATCACTATTTTAATAAATTTGGAGATAAATCAATCGATAGTTTTTCTCTTTTAAAAGAGTTTGATAC
This Campylobacter sp. RM16192 DNA region includes the following protein-coding sequences:
- a CDS encoding Calx-beta domain-containing protein; protein product: MFSTEKGESFGEFLSGIAGDFLQGFACGVVAGPAGVYVSSFISSATGMSLGDFTKQAYRYLSGDDSSDITKKLGVKDITITNGYLKVTMPDGTVYARPFNDKYHGGLITGGSKGFEFVVKYKITNPYIAGLVIFAGSAIGSYYGSLWTDFAFDRLFSDGFPISEYPNTPLISILNPTVNESDQEVVFDITLSKPLEEDLELSLHTSNGTAVASEDYTPNNTTITIKAGETSYKHSVAITDDMQKEGSEYFTLTAQSINITDPNDFGYYVISSAIINNKQGINSNINFYCKVS